A segment of the Neochlamydia sp. S13 genome:
ATCTACAATTTTTGCTAGTGGATAACCCTCTCTTTCTAACTTTAATATTAAAAGCTCTTCGGCATCAAGAATACTTTTAGGAAAGGCGGGACGACCCAATGTGAGGCCTAACTCTTCTTTATTCCAATTCGTATAAAGAGAGGTTAGATCGTTTTTAAGGTCGGAAGGGAGGATTTCAAAGCTGGCCAAAGGGTAGACCGGTCCGGTATTGATCTTAAAAACTACTTGGGCTGTCTGATTGTTGAAGTTAACTTCCACATTGACTTTAGCCTGGTAATAGGCTTGGCTATGAAGAGCCTTAATGAGAAGAGGCAGATCTGCTTCAGCACGCCTTTTTAAGCCACGATTAGTAGAAGGAGGGGAGCTTTGCAGCTCTACCGTTTTAGAGATTGTTTGAAGTAAAGAGAGAGTTTCCGGATGAGAAACCCCTTGAAAAATTACCTGATAAGCTTCGACAGCATACAAAGAAAGATTCAAAATCGCTATAAACATGATCAGGCATAGTATTTTGGAGAAAGAGGCGATCATGCTTTAAAGTCCTAATTTTCTTTTATCCAGCAGTAAGGTAAGCATTATTGCTTGATTCTAAATTTTCAACAAGAAAAGAGTCATTTATTTTTGCAAAATGGATTGACTATCAACTAGTTGTTGATCATTCTTCTTAAGAATTTTTTATAGCCCATACAGAAAAAAAGCACGCAGGGATAGAATGGCATGTTATTTGCTATAAAATAAAAAGTGATATTTTTTTTATTTAATATAATAATTAGACTTTTTAATTAATTATTATTATAATGAATATTATTAATTAATAATATTAATGGGGGAAATGTATGTCAGTTTCTAATGGATTACCTCAGTGGCAATCTACCTATCCTTCAAGAGAAGGAAATAAAGAGGTTAAAAATACTTCTTCCTCCCCCAAAGCTATTTTCATAGGGGAAAGAGGGAAGGTTGATCAAGCGGTTCATCAGCTGGCAAGCGCAAGTCGAGCAGCGGCAACTGAAAAGCCTAAATCTTTTCAACGCACTTCCCTCCCAACCGCTAATCCTTTGGTAAAAAGGATATATAAGCGGGCAATTAAATCTACTCCCTCTTTTACGACAAGGCAAGAAGTTCCTTCTAAACCAAACTTTATGTCTTCCAAAGAGCATGGCTTATATAAAGGTAAGAGAATCTCTTCTTTAGACTCCCAAGAAAATAAAAATATCGATAACTTTGCTAAGAGCCAATTCAACTCCTTTTCTTTTAAGGGAATATGGTCAGGTTTGCAAAAGGTCGGTTTAGCATTTAAAGCGGCTCTTATTACGGCAAGCTCGCCTCTTTTCTCCTTTATTAAATCGATCAAGGCGGCTGTTTTAAATTTCTTCCATAGACAAGGCTTGCCGTCTGACTTAGCAAAGTTTAATTCTTTTAAAATTAAAAATGACGAGAGAACATTAAAAGATATTAGTGAAATGATTGTAGGCAGAGAAGTAGATCATCAACTTAGCGATTTAAAATTCGATGACCTGTCTGTTGGAGTCCAATTACCTACTCAATTTTCTTTAGACTTACCGCGTGCTGATAATTTTGTTATTAACGGTAGAAATATGTACCCCCGTACAGAAAAAACCGCAGAGGAGGTAAAAAATTGTGGAGAAAAAATATATGAGGTCTTAGGAAGAGAAGAAACCTTAGTAGTGGGACGTTTTTTTCATCAATCCTGCACCGTGGGACTCTTGCACAAGTTCATTCAGAAAATGGAAAAGTTTAATAATACAAATGAAAAGAATAACCGGTACGCATATGGGCAAGCACCTGGAGGAGAGCTTAATATTGAGGTGCAAAAGGGGATCGCTCACTTTTCTTATAAGCTCACTTATCAAATTATGAGAGAAGAAGATCCCGAGACTGTTATGGCTTATTGTGGAATGGAAACAAGAATTAGCCTGCCTCTTGAAGAATTAAAAAATTTAACTCACTTAGATTTAGAGGGTTTAGAAGGGCAAGGGGAAGAGAAGGTTAAAGAACTTGCTCCTAACTTGCAGGCTGTGGTTGCCTGCACAAAGTTTTATGCCGCTCTTGAAGAGGCTCATGAGGCTAATGGAATCTCTAAAAAAGAGAAATAAAGGAAGAGTCTCTAGCGAAGGATAGAGGGGATTTTGTTCCAGCCGTATTTAACTAGGGTAAATTAGCCTCTCTGGCTTCTAGCCTGGTGATTGGGTGCTCTATCCTTCTGTTCGTAGATCATAGGCTTATCTTTCCAGAGGAGCATAAGTTTCTCGGCAGGTTTTAAAACTTCTCAACAAATTTACGATCACTTATGCTTTTTTCTTACTCATCTAAGGTGTAAGAAATGCTTGCTCGCCCAAAAAGTCTAGAAATTTATAGACGTCTTTGTGAAGTAATTCCAGGAGGAGTCAATTCTCCTGTGCGTTCTTGTCAAAATATGCATCAGCCTCCTTTAGTGGCTGAACGCGCTTGGCAAGATCTTCTCTATGATGCTGATGGGCATGCCTATATCGACTACTGCGGTTCGTGGGGAGCTCTCATTCACGGCCATGCACATCCTCAAATTATAGAAGCTGCGCAAAAACGCATGGCCTTAGGCTCTACTTTTGGCATTACGACTTCGATCGAAGAAAAGCTTGCTCGCTATGTCATTACGCTCATGGAATCGATTGATAAAATTCGCTTTGTCTCTTCAGGTACAGAAGCGACAATGAGCGCTATTCGTCTAGCAAGGGGCTACACCCAACGCGAGTTAATTATTAAGTTTGCAGGAAACTATCATGGCCATGCAGATTTCTTTCTTGTACAAGCTGGTTCAGGGGTGGCAGGCTTCCTACCCCAAGCTTCATCACAAGGTATCCCTCCCGAGGTCGTTCGTTATACAATCTGCTTGCCATATAATGACATAGAGGGGTGCCGCCAAGTGATGCGTGACCCTAAAAACCGGGAACGTATTGCTGCTGTGATTTTAGAACCGGTTGCAGGTAATATGGGTGTGGTGCCTGCTACGCAGGAATTTATCCATATGCTACGCCAAGAAACTTCTGCCACAGGCGCTTTATTAATTTTTGATGAAGTCATGACAGGTTTTCGAGTGGGATTAAAGGGAGCGCAAGGCTTGTATGGGGTTCGTCCTGATCTGACTACTTTTGGGAAAATTATTGGAGGGGGCTTTCCTGCCGCTGCTTTTGGAGGACGCCGTGATATTATGGATTGCTTGGCTCCCTTAGGGCCTGTTTATCAAGCGGGAACATTATCCGGAAATCCTGTAGCTATGGAAGCAGGCTTACAAGCCCTAAAGCTCTTAAATCAAGAGGGTTTTTATGAAGAGCTATTACGTAAAACTAATCTCATCACTCAGCCTATCCAGGAATATCTTTTAAGCACAGGTAAGCAGGCTTGCATTCAGCAGGCAGGTTCCATGTTTACTCTGTTTTTTGGTTCTAAAAAAGTTACGCATTTTGGTGATACCAAGCAGTTGGATAACGAAATGTTTGCTCGTTTCTTCCGCTATTTATTTGCAAAAGGCATCTACATTCCTCCCTTGCACATTGAAGCATGGTTTATCTCGCAAGCGCACAGGGAAGAAAATTTAATCAAAACACGCGATCTTATTTTAGAATTTTTAAAAAAAGAGATGCCTTGCTCTTAAAAATAGGAAGAGGCAAGGAAACTTTTTGCTTTTTTTACTCTAAATGGCCCTGGGTTGATTGCCTGATGCTTTTACAATGACTCTAGCCATTCGATTAGGTATATAGTGATAAGGTAAAATCTCTATATCTACAATGCTAACTGTTTTAAAATCAGCGCCTTTTTGGATAGCAGCTTGAATAGCTTGTTGCTGTAGCTCTTCTAAGGTCTCCTGGCGATGTTCTAAAGAAACGACAGTATCAATAGTGGCCGAAATCGTAGCAAGGGCAGCACCAAATGCATTCGCATAATGAGCATAGGGAGGAATAATAAAGCGCCCGTCAAAAAGATGTTGCGGCAATAAAGCAGAGCCCCCTCCAATCATAATCACAGGCAGGGAACGTTCTTCAGGCCCAATTTTTGAGATAAGCTCATAAATTTGTTTGACCACTTCATCGATAACTGCTTTACAACCTTTCCTAGGCAAGGATACGTTTTGGGGGCGGGCTCCAGCAATATCTACATAGCCTAAAGCTAGGGCGATATCTGTCAGAGTCAATTGCTTTCCCCCAAAGCTGAGTGATTGCGAGAAAGTTTTATTGCCGCAGCTTTTAGGGCCAATATGAATTTTCTCTTGGGTAATTTGAATCTGGCTGCCTCCTCCTAAAGCTATAGAATATACATCAGGCATAGGAAAATTTAGAGTCACTCCCCCTATGCATGAATTATTAAAACAGCGGCGTGGAATGCCTTTACGAACGATTCCAATATCCGTGGAGGTGCCACCAATATCAATAACAATAGCATCTTCTTTTTGGGCTAGACGTGAGCCTCCAATAAATGAATTGGTAGGGCCTGCTGAGATGGTAAAGATAGGATATTCATTAGCGTTTGCCAAGTCCGCTACACTTCCATCGTTTTGTGTAATCCAAAGAGGGCAAGCGATTCCCAGATCTCCACAAATGGCCACTAAATTTTTAAACGCCGTAGGCATGACTTGTTTTAAAGCAGCATTTAAAATGGTGGAGTTTTCGCGTTCAATAAAGCCTGCTCCCCCAATTTGATGGGAAAGAGAGATAGGCAGTTCTCCTTGCGTCATCTCTTGCGCAATTTCTTTTACCAGCAGCTCGTGATGAGAATTTAATGAGGCATAGACCCCAATAACTGCTAAGCTTTCAATGTTTTTTTTCAACAACTCTTTTAAAGCCGATCTAATCTCAGCAGGATTGATAGGCGTGATAGGATCGCCATGGCATTCAAAGCCTCCATTAATAGTAATGGTATCTACATACATGCTTTTTTTAAGCGCAGGAGGCCATAGTAAACAACTAGGTAGCGATTGGGGATGATGCCCAGCAATGCGAATCACTCCTACGCGGTAAAGATTATCCTGTTGGTGAATGGCATTGGCTACCTGGGTAGTTCCTAAAAATATCCCCGTAATATCTTCACGGATAATAGAGGCTTCATCAAGGATTTGCTTTAAAGCTGTTTTAATGCCTGTATTTAAGTCGGGAGTGGTAGCAGTTTTTGCACAGGCAATCACCTCGTTATCCGAGTCTAAAAGCACTACATCTGTGTTAGTTCCACCAATGTCAATGCCGATTTTATATTTTTGATTTATTTTCATGTGGTAATACTTAGCACGCTACTTTTTTGACGTGCTTTATGAATGGGTTTATAATCGGTCTCATAGCCAAATTTTCTAGGACCCACCAAGGCAAGCCCTTGCGGGGTGGTCCAAATTTCTGGAGCTGGAAGTGCTATTAAATTAACCCTTAGGCCATATTGGAGTAATTCACTGGTAATAGGAGCTCCTGTTTCTTGCTCTAGCAGCATTAAGATATCAGGAGTGGTAGCAATGATCTTACTATTAATTTTTGCTAATAGATATTCATTTTGAAAAATAAGCTCTATTTTATCTTTGGAATTCTGAATGGTAATCGACCCTTGAAGAAAACCTTTGGAGATTTCGCGATCTATATCAGTAATTTTTCCCGAGCCAATAAGAATACCTTTGCAATGGTTTAAAATAGCTTCTAAAGGATCTTCTCCTTTTTCTTTTGCCGAGCGGTGAGCTTTTCCTAGGTTAATAGCGCGTGAGATGCTATTAGGTACCGTGCATTCACGGGCCTTAGCGCCGGTAATAGGATAAAACGCAAAGGCGGCTATTGATCCCATCGCAATGGTAGCGCTACGTCCAATTTTTTCTAAAGCAAAGGTGTTTTTAGCGTGGATAACCACGGCGTTGTCTAGGCTATCACTAATAAAGCCAGGATTAGGAGAAACCCCATAAAGGTGACCGGAACTCATCTG
Coding sequences within it:
- a CDS encoding DUF917 domain-containing protein, coding for MKKLTLQNLDDLAIGSAILGSGGGGDSTYAYMMARYEMEKKASLSILNYADLKPEALVIPIGFMGAPTVEMEKIVTGRDYVELFKIVEKNLNKKITAIMPFEIGGHNAFTPIITGLQMGLPVLDADMMGRAFPEAQMSSGHLYGVSPNPGFISDSLDNAVVIHAKNTFALEKIGRSATIAMGSIAAFAFYPITGAKARECTVPNSISRAINLGKAHRSAKEKGEDPLEAILNHCKGILIGSGKITDIDREISKGFLQGSITIQNSKDKIELIFQNEYLLAKINSKIIATTPDILMLLEQETGAPITSELLQYGLRVNLIALPAPEIWTTPQGLALVGPRKFGYETDYKPIHKARQKSSVLSITT
- a CDS encoding hydantoinase/oxoprolinase family protein, whose protein sequence is MKINQKYKIGIDIGGTNTDVVLLDSDNEVIACAKTATTPDLNTGIKTALKQILDEASIIREDITGIFLGTTQVANAIHQQDNLYRVGVIRIAGHHPQSLPSCLLWPPALKKSMYVDTITINGGFECHGDPITPINPAEIRSALKELLKKNIESLAVIGVYASLNSHHELLVKEIAQEMTQGELPISLSHQIGGAGFIERENSTILNAALKQVMPTAFKNLVAICGDLGIACPLWITQNDGSVADLANANEYPIFTISAGPTNSFIGGSRLAQKEDAIVIDIGGTSTDIGIVRKGIPRRCFNNSCIGGVTLNFPMPDVYSIALGGGSQIQITQEKIHIGPKSCGNKTFSQSLSFGGKQLTLTDIALALGYVDIAGARPQNVSLPRKGCKAVIDEVVKQIYELISKIGPEERSLPVIMIGGGSALLPQHLFDGRFIIPPYAHYANAFGAALATISATIDTVVSLEHRQETLEELQQQAIQAAIQKGADFKTVSIVDIEILPYHYIPNRMARVIVKASGNQPRAI
- the hemL gene encoding glutamate-1-semialdehyde 2,1-aminomutase, giving the protein MLARPKSLEIYRRLCEVIPGGVNSPVRSCQNMHQPPLVAERAWQDLLYDADGHAYIDYCGSWGALIHGHAHPQIIEAAQKRMALGSTFGITTSIEEKLARYVITLMESIDKIRFVSSGTEATMSAIRLARGYTQRELIIKFAGNYHGHADFFLVQAGSGVAGFLPQASSQGIPPEVVRYTICLPYNDIEGCRQVMRDPKNRERIAAVILEPVAGNMGVVPATQEFIHMLRQETSATGALLIFDEVMTGFRVGLKGAQGLYGVRPDLTTFGKIIGGGFPAAAFGGRRDIMDCLAPLGPVYQAGTLSGNPVAMEAGLQALKLLNQEGFYEELLRKTNLITQPIQEYLLSTGKQACIQQAGSMFTLFFGSKKVTHFGDTKQLDNEMFARFFRYLFAKGIYIPPLHIEAWFISQAHREENLIKTRDLILEFLKKEMPCS